The genomic DNA GATTTCATCTTTCGCGGGGTCTTCTATTTTAGAAAGCATCATAAAAATGGCAACGGCAATAAACGCCACCCCCAAAATAATGAATGGCAACTGCACATCGTGGAGGTTTAGTGTGGTATTCGCATCGCCGCCATCGCCAAAAAGTGCACGTCCTAAAATGATAGGCCCAATGGTGGTTCCCAAAGAGTTGATACCGCCCGCCAAAGTAAGCCTGTGCGCCCCTGTTTCTGGACTTCCCATTTTAATCGCGAGGGGGTTCGCCACAATTTGCTGCACCGAAAAGCCCAAGCCCACCACAAATAAAGCTGTTAGGAAATACGCAAAACTATGGTTGGTAGCGGCAGGGATAAACAAAAAAGCGCCTATCGCAGAGACAATCAAGCCGAAAGCTAAGGTCTTTTTATATCCAAACTTTTGTAAAATATCACTAAATAACGAAACCACAAAAAAGATCACAGAGCCAATAAAGTACGCCAGATAAAATGCCCACGCCACCAATTGGGACTGAACTTGGGATAGGGTAAAACTTTTCTTAAATACAGGGATAAGAATATCGTTGCTGGCGGCTACAAAGCCCCAAAAAAAGAAAACGATGACCAACGAGATAAACTGCGACCACTTGGTCTGTTGTGTATTTTGTTCCATTTGTTAAATTAAATTAAAATTAGTGCAGACAAATATAGAGATTTAAAATGATACTTCGTGTTTTTCTATGGTATTTTTTATCATCTGGAAGGCGGCTTCTTTCATCGTTTCTAAAGTATAACCGTCGGCAGGTTCTATAATTTCATTGAGGAAAACCTTCACGCGCCCAGGGTAACCCTTAGCATTATCAAAAGGAAACATCTGCTTAAGCCCCACAAAGGTCAGAACGCAAAGCGGCAACTGGTGCTGGCTGGCAAGCATAAACGCCCCATTTTTAAACGGCGCCAAAGTGACTGTCGTATCATCTGGCACCAAACCTTCTGGGAAGATAACCATATTCTGTCCGTGCTGCATCCGCTCTGCGGCGCGCGTGTACACCTCGGCACGGCTCTTGGCGCTATCTCGGTCCACCATAACTGCCACGCGTTTGTAAATCGTTCCAAAAATGGGGAGTTTTACCAATTCTTTTTTTCCAACAAAACACAGCGGATGCTCTGGCAACAAGACCACCATCAGCATAATATCCATCACGGATGTATGGTTAGCGATAAATACATACTGCCTGCCTTTCTCTATTTTCCGTTGCGTTTCCTTGATCCATCGGTAGCGGAAGCCCATACCATAATAAAGCCCCAGCGCCCAAATTCTAATAAAGAAATACGCAATGCGAAAGTGCTTCTTATTAAAAGAAAAAATATAAACCCACGGCGCCATCAGCAAGGTGAGCAATACGCCCAAAACCACAAACCAAAGCCGCCAAAGGTAGACTAAAATGACCATTTTCAATGATTTAAAACGCCGCAAATATACACAAATTTCTCTCGGAGTTTAAACCACCACCATTTTCCTCATCGTTATATAATAAGGCGAAGCACTAGCGTAGCCTCATCAGAAGGCGTGGCGTATTATAATAAGAACAGACAGCGCGTTAGCCTAAGGACGGACATCACATCATTATAAGGACAGAGCCTCCGTTAGCGTAAGGGCAGACACCTTGCTATACTAAGGGCGGACACCCTGCGGTTATCCATTGAAAATCACACGCTTTTTCACGCTATAATTAAGGATAGACACCAAAACAATAGCGGCTATTTTACTCAAAATGGCACGGCTGAAAGTGAAGAATGGCACCTCTATATTGCTCGTAAATACCCACCAATAGAACATCTGAAATGCCAATAAACTCAGCGCGGTGGACAAGAATGAAACTGCCATAAAGTACGCAAACTCACGCCGTTTAGAGTGTTTGCCTCTTTTAAAGACAAACCAAATACTGAGGAAATAATTGGAGAGAATTCCCATGGTGGTGGAGAGGATATTGCTCAGCGGATAATGCACGCCGCCCCAATCTTGCTCCTGTGGCAAATACTGCGGTAGCACCACGCTCAGTAACTTAAAAGTACCGATTTCCACCACGGCACTCAGCCCCCCAGCGATGATGAACAAGATAATCTGCCGATGTCTTTTTAAGAGTTTCATAGAACGCTGCAAATTTAACTTTAATCCTTATAAAACCGAAATATAATCCCGCTTTTTTTCATCTTTAAGAAAACAAGTTCAAATAAAATGATTATTTTTGGGCATATAAAAAATTAGAGATAATGAAAATCAACAAAAGTTACTTACTGATATTGGCGCTCTCCGCCTTATCTCCCGCTCAAAACAAGAAATTCACTATGGAAGATGCCGTTTTGGGGCTTCGCTCTAACCTTGCTGTGAAAAGCATTTATGGCTTAGACTGGGCAAAAAATCAAGAGGGCTACATCCAACAAGTCAAAAACGCCTATACCATTACCCAATACCCTTCTATGAAGGTGGACACCTTGGTTTCTCTGCATCAAATCAACCAAAATTTATCCAAAGAAAGGCAGCTCAAAGGCTTTCCGAGGCTCACTTTCATCAATGATGAAAAGGCGTATTTTGACCAAAACAACACTTATTATCTTGTAGAAAAACAGGCTGGCGCATGGCAAATTAAAATTTGGGAACAGCTCCCTGAAGATGCCGAAAATATCCAAATTACCGACAATGGCACTTTTCTTTTTACGGTTAAAAACAACCTTTATAGTCAATATTTAGGCAAGAAAACCGCCATCACGCAGGAACAAAACGAGAATATCATCAGCGGGCAATCCGTTCACCGCAACGAATTCGGGATCCATGGCGGCATCTTCCCTGCCCCAGACCAAAACAAGGTCGCTTTTTACAAAATGGACCAAACGATGGTCAAAGATTACCCCATCATCGATTGGAGCGTGGTGCCAGCTGAAAATCATAACATTAAATATCCCATGGCGGGCGGCACCTCTCACCAAGTCTGTTTAGGAATTTACGATTTTAAAACGCAACAAACGCAATTTCTGCAAATAGATGGCGACCCAGAGCAATACCTAACCGCCGTTTCGTGGAGTCCAGATTCGCGTTTTATCTTCGTTGGGGTGCTGAACAGAGATCAAAACCACCTCAAAATGAACCAATACGATGCGCAAACGGGGCGCTTTATCAAAACGCTTTTTGAGGAAAAAAATGCCAAATATGTGGAGCCTGAGCACCCGCTATTGTTCCTCCCTCACTCTAACCAAGATTTTATTTGGCAGAGCCAGAGGAGCGGCTTTAACCACCTTTACCACTACCACATTGACCGAGGTCTGGTGCAACAGATTACCACGGGCGACTGGCTGGTGACCGATGTCTTAGGCTTCAATGCCGCTAAGCATGAAATTTACATCAATACCACTAAAAATTCGCCGCTGGAAAGGCAAGTTTATAAAGTGAATTGGAAGAATAAAAAACTCACGCCAATCACTTCTGCATCAGGGATGCACAGAGGGCTACTCAACCAAAATGGGACGCTCCTTATCGATACTTATTCTAACGCCGAAGTGCCGAGGAACATCAACCTCATCAATACGCAGAATTTAAAATCTCAACCTCTATTTTCTGCGGAAAATCCACTAAAAGATTACGCCCGACCTGAGGTAAAAAATGTAACGCTAAAAGCCGATGATGGTACGCCTCTTTATGGAAAATTGATACTCCCCACTGATTTTAATCCTAACCAAAAATATCCCGTTATCGTTTATCTTTATGGTGGCCCACACGCACAACTCATCACCAATACCTTCCCTGCCAGCGGCAATCTTTGGTACGAATATTTAGCGCAAAGGGGCTATGTGGTTTTCTCAATGGACAACCGAGGCTCTTCTAATCGTGGTTTCAAGTTTGAGTCCGCTCCATTCCGACAATTGGGCACTGTGGAAATGGAAGACCAACTGAAAGGCGTGGCTTATTTGAAATCTTTGCCTTATGTAGATGCCGATAGAATGGGCGTTCACGGCTGGAGTTTTGGTGGCTTTATGACCACAAGTTTGATGCTTCGCCATCCTGAAGTGTTTAAAGTGGCGGTGGCTGGCGGCCCTGTTATCGATTGGAATATGTACGAAATTATGTACACCGAGCGCTATATGGACAGCCCTCAACAGAACCCCAAAGGCTATGCGCAAGCCAATCTTTTGGATAAAATTCAAAATCTGAAAGGGAAACTTCTCCTGATCCACGGCACTCAAGATGACGTGGTGGTATGGCAACACACCATTAACCTCCTAAGGAATGCTGTAGAAAAGGGCACGCAGCTGGATTATTTTGTTTACCCTGGGCACGCCCATAATGTGTTAGGCAAAGACCGTGTACACCTAATGCAAAAAGTAACCGATTATTTTGACCTTTATTTAAAGGATAAGAAGTAATAATTTCATCTAAAATAGAAGGCTTTTTCATAATGTGAAAGAGCCTTTTTTGTTTTATTTTAATCCATGCCCCAAATGATTACTTAATATTTCCTCTATTTTTTATTAACTTTGTGGCTATGAAAAAAGCAATCCTTTTATCGCCATTATTGCTATCTACGATGGCTTTGGCGCAGTTTAACATCAGCATAGAAGCCCCCGATAGTTTTTCTAAAAAAGAGGTTATGGTCTATACTTTGAATGGTTCCAAAGACTTCTTAACCGCACAAGCACAAAAGAAAAACGGCAAGTGGAACATCCAAATTCCTCAGGCTTACCACGGGATGCTTAGGGCTTATTTCCCTGACAACAAGCAATCGGTTAATTTCATGTCCGAAAACCAAGAGGTCAAAATTAAATTGGATACCGATGGGCAAAATATCAAGAAAATTGATTACCAAGACCCTGCCAACCAAACGATGTATCAACTTTTGCAAAATAATCAAAAAAAGGAAAGAATACTGCCTGTTTTATCTCAAATTAAAGGTTTTTATAATGATAATTCCGCTTTTGACCAAGCATTAGCCGCAGAAATCAATCGGCTTAATCAAGCTAAAATGGCGGGGCAAAATTTATCGCAATATCCTTTTATTCAGTATTATTTTGAGCATACGCTTTATGCCAATCAAAATCCTGAAAAGCCCCTAACGGCAGATGATTACATCCAATTTCTATCTTCCAGCAATGAGTTTTTAGAAACCTCATCGCTCCTCAAACCTACCCTCCTCAACTTCCTGCGTTCTTTATCCAAAGAGCAAATAGATCCCAAAGTAGGGCAACTTTTGGAAGCCGTTAGCGTGGAATCGCCAAGAGGGCAAACTATATTGGCAGAGTTGTTAGATATTTTTGAAACTTATGGCTTAGAAGAGGAAAAAGATAAATATTTCAAACTTGCATCCAATCTTAAATGCGAAATCAATAAAAATCTAAAAAGTAGCCTCACTTCAATTAAAAACACGATGGTGGGCAGCACTTTCCCTGATTATACCTTCACGAGCAACCTTAAAAATACCAAGGCTAAAAAGCTCAGCGATGTAAAAGCCAGCAAAAAATTGGTGTTATTCTGGGCATCTACTTGTCCGCATTGTATGTCTGAATTGCCACAGATTTTAGAAAAATACCCACAGCTAAAACAGCAAGGCATCGAGGTGGTGGCGTTTTCCTTAGACCAAGATGCTCAGGCTTACCAAAACACCGTTGCCTCTTTACCATGGATTAACGATTCTGAGCTGAAAGGCTGGGAAAGTAGCTACGCTGAAACTTACAATGTGCACGCTACGCCAACTTATTATCTTTTAGATGCTCAGGATAAAATTATAGACAAGCCACATAACTTTAAAGCCTTTTTAGGCACAATAAATTTGAAATAAATTTTGGTGGGATAAAAATATTTTCTATATTTGCACCACTCAAATGGCGAGGTAGCTCAGATGGTTAGAGCGCAGGATTCATAACCCTGAGGTCACGGGTTCAATTCCCGTCTTCGCTACCAAGTTTAACAATCGGTGTATCAACAGAATACACCGATTTTTTTATGCCCACTTCCCCAAAATTTTAGCCTCAAATACAAAACCAAAAACCACAATTTCATCAATTATTGACCTCTACCCCTCACCTATTTTAAGAGGTGATGAGCATTTTCAAGGATAAAAAAGGCTTGTTTTCGACGGCGCACTACACCATTTGGGGTATAGTTTAAATCATCTATACCCTAAAAAAGGCAAACTTAAACGATTGTTTAATTTCACCCCTCACTACAAAGCGTTTATTGATGGGCTAAATGAAGCGCTATGCCCTATAGTAAAGGGCTGGCAGCAATGTGGAAAACTTATAAGCCTAATAACCAAAATTTTAAGACTTATCGCAGGGTTTTGTTTTCTTTTTCAAAGAGGATTCTCTATTTTTGTAATCCACGCTTTGGGTTCGCAAGTTGAGGTTAATCCCTTATAAATCTATAACTTAGCAATGTATACCACAAAAGCTGGCTTTGTTTAACCTTTTAACAGCACAAAAAATGGGAATATTTGATAAGCGTATCAGCTACAAGCCGTTTGAGTATCCAGAAGTATTACAATTTGTGGACTCCATCAATAAATCATTTTGGGTACATTCCGAAGTAGACTTCACTGCCGATGTGCAGGACTTCCACTCGCAGTTGGAGCTGCACGAGAAAAATGCCATTAAGCACGCCCTATTGGCGATTGCTCAGATTGAAGTCTCCGTAAAAACCTTCTGGGGCAATCTCTACAACCACCTGCCTAAGCCAGAATTCAACGGGTTGGGATCCACCTTTGCAGAGTGTGAGTTTAGACACAGCGAGGCCTACTCTCGCCTTTTGGAAGTGCTGGGCTACAATAACGAATTCCTAAATGTGGTGGAAATTCCTGCCGTTAAAAAGAGAATAGACTTCTTAACCGAAGTCCTTAAACACGCCAACTCCACGCAGCCGAAAGAGTATGTATCTTCATTGCTCTTATTTTCTATTTTGATAGAAAATGTGTCTCTATTCAGCCAGTTTGCTATTATTCTCTCTTTCACGAGGTTTAAGGGGTATATGAAAAATGTGTCCAACATCATCGCGTGGACCAGTGTAGATGAGCAAATCCACGCTAATGCGGGCATCTACCTCATCAATAAAATCAGAGAAGAGCAACCCCACCTCCTTACCGAGGCGGATATAGAGGACATCTATCAGCTGGTGGACACCTCCCTGACGGTGGAAGCCGAAATTTTAGATTGGATTTTTGAACTGGGCGAGATTGACAAAGTTTCTAAAAAAGACCTCCTCAACTTTATGAAATATAGAGTAGATGACTCCCTAAAAAAAATCGGGATGAAACCGAGATACAACATCACCGCAGAGGAATACAAACCGATGCAATGGTTTGAAGAAGAGGTGTTTGCTAATTCTTTAGATGATTTCTTCGCTAAGCGCCCTGTGGACTACACCAAGCACGACAAACCGATTACAGAAAATGATTTGTTTTAGCTTCTCCATCAAAGCAGAAAAACAACATCACCCACAAAATCAGCATTAAACCTATAATATAGAAGCATATACGACAATGGAAGAACAGCATATATGGTGGCTCAATGAAGAGTCTGAGCAAATGCTCAACAGAGGTTACCTCCTCAAAGGCGAAACGGTACACGGTGCCATTAAAAGAATTACCACGGCGGCAGCCAAAAGGCTCTACAAGCCGGAGCTACAGCCAGCGTTTGAAGAGATGATCACCAAAGGGTGGATCTCCTTTTCCTCCCCAGTTTGGGCGAATATGGGAACCCAGCGCGGACTACCGATTTCGTGCTTTAATGTCCACATCCCAGACAGCATAGAGGGCATTACCCACAAAATGGGCGAAGTGATTATGCAGACCAAAATTGGGGGCGGTACTTCGGGCTACTTTGGAGAACTCAGACACCGTGGCACTGCCGTAACCGACAATGGAAAATCCTCTGGTGCTGTCTCTTTTATGAAGTTGTTTGACACCTCTATGGATGTGGTGAGCCAAGGTGGCGTGCGCAGGGGCGCCTTTGCCGCTTATTTAGATATTGACCACGGCGATATTGAGGAGTTCCTTTCTATTAAAGACATCGGCAGCCCAATTCAGAACCTGTTCATCGGCGTTTGCGTACCAGATTATTGGATGCAAGATATGATAGATGGCGATATTGAGAAAAGAAAAATCTGGGCAAGAGTCTTAGAAAGTCGCCAGCAGAAGGGCTTACCGTACATCTTCTTTACCGATAATGTCAATAGAAACAAGCCTCAAGTCTATAAAGATGCAGGGCTGATGATTAACGCCAGCAACCTTTGCTCCGAGATTATGCTCCCTTCCACCGCAGATGAATCCTTTATCTGTTGCTTGTCTTCTATGAATTTAGAACTCTTTGATGAGTGGAAAGATACCAATGCTGTCAAGCTCGCTATTTATTTCTTAGACGCTGTACTCTCCGAGTTTATCGAAAAAACCGAAGGCAACTATTACCTGCAAGGCGCGCGCAACTTCGCAATTAAGCATAGAGCGTTGGGCTTAGGCGTGCTGGGCTATCACTCTTACCTTCAGAAGAATAGAATTCCGTTTGAGAGTTTTGAAGCCACCCAGTTTAACGCCCGTGCCTTCCGCCACATCAAGGAAGAAGCCGAGGCAGCCTCCCAAGAGCTCGCCAACATCTACGGCGAACCCGAAATGCTCAAAGGCTATGGCAGACGCAATACTACCCTTATGGCGATAGCGCCAACCACCTCCAGCTCGGCTATTTTAGGGCAAACATCGCCAGGGATAGAGCCTTTTGCCTCCAACTACTACAAGGCGGGCTTAGCCAAAGGAAACTTTATGCGGAAGAACAAATACTTGGCACAACTGTTAGAAGAAAAAGGCTTAGACAATGAGGAAACTTGGCGCAGTATTATGCTCAACCACGGCTCTGTACAGCATCTGGAAGGGCTAACCGATGAGGAAAAAGCGGTGTTCAAAACCTTTAAAGAAATATCTCCAATGGAGATCATCTCCCAAGCCGCCCAGCGCCAGCAGTACATAGACCAAGCGCAATCCCTCAACCTCCAAATCCCGTCTAATATGCCAGTAAAAGATGTGAACTACCTGATGATAGAGGCATGGAAGAAAGGCGTAAAAACCTTGTACTACCAAAGAAGTTCCTCTGTATCTAAGGAGATGATGGTCAACTTCGTGAACTGTACCTCCTGTGAGGCGTAGGAATGAGGAGAAGCTTTAATCAATGGAAATCCGCTTCTGCACTAACTTTGATGAATAAAAAGCTCTCATTAAAAAAGTTTATCTTTGCGCTATGTTAAAATGGATTAAAAAGCAACTCGCTTTAACTTGGGCTAAAATACACCAAAAGCAGGTGGCTAAAGCAGGACAGCAGGCGGCGCAACATCAGGAAGCGCTATTGCTCCAAATGGTAAAAACTGCCGAGAAAACGCTTTTTGGGAGAGTCCATCATTTTGAAAATATTAAAACCATTCAAGATTTTCAAAAGCAAGTGCCCATTACCGATTATGAGGGCTTAAAACCTTATATCGATAAGATGAAGCGAGGGCAAGCCCATATCTTGTGGACTGGCACTCCTGAATATTTTGCAAAAACCTCGGGGACCACTTCTGGGGCTAAATATATTCCGATTTCTAAGGAGGGAATGCCGTTTCAAATCCAAGCGGCACGGTCGGCGCTATTGCATTATATTGCGCAGAAAAACAATGCCAATTTTGTTAATGGCAAAATGATTTTCCTACAAGGTTCGCCCGAATTAGAGGAGGTTTATGGCATTAAAACAGGGCGGCTCTCGGGGATTGTGGCGCACCATATTCCGCATTATCTCCAAAAAAACAGGTTGCCCTCCTACGCGACCAACTGCATAGACGATTGGGAAACGAAAATCCACAAAATCGCTGATGAAACAGAACACGAGGATATGCGGCTGATTTCGGGCATTCCACCGTGGCTCATTATGTATTTTGAAATTTTGGTGGAGCGCCACGGCAAGCCTATCAAAGCGCTTTTTCCAAATTTACAACTTATCGTAACAGGGGGCGTTAATTACGGACCTTACCGAAAAAAAATGGAACAGCTCTTGGGCGGCGCCGTTGATATTGTGCAAACCTTCCCTGCCAGTGAAGGCTTTTTTGCATTTCAAGATGATATTTCTAAGGAAGGGCTTTTGCTACTGGCCCAGCACGGTATTTTCTATGAATTTGTGCCGTTGGCAGAGTTTGGAAAACCAAATGCGCCTTGCCTGACTTTAAAAGAGATAGAGCTTCACCAAGATTATGCAATGATCATCACTACCAATTCTGGGCTTTGGCGCTATGCTATCGGCGATGTGGTGCGGTTTATTTCTAAAAATCCTTACCGCATTTTGGTGAGTGGCAGAACCAAGCATTACACCTCGGCTTTCGGTGAGCATGTGATTGCCTACGAGGTGGAAGAAGCGATAAAAAGGGCGATAGCCAAACATCCTGCACAGATTACAGAGTTCCATTTGGCACCGCAAGTAACGCCAGCGCATCAAGAACTGCCCTACCACGAGTGGCTGATAGAATTTCAGCAACCACCAGCAGATTTAAAGGCTTTTGCCGCAACACTCGACCAAGAGATGAAAAGTCTCAACACTTATTATGATGATTTAATCCAAGGGAAAGTGCTGCAACCGCTCAAAATTACACCGCTTAAAAAAAATGCCTTTCATCATTATGCAAAATCCGAAGGCAAGCTGGGCGGACAAAATAAAATCCCAAGACTGGCGAATGATAGAACCATCGCTGAATTTTTAGAAACCCAGCGATTAGATTAGCAACTTTCTCATCATAACTTTTAAACCCCAATCTCTTGAAAATCCAGTTAGAACCCTTAAAAACCCTAAGAAATACCGAGTTCCGAGCGCTATTATTGGGGCGTTTTTTTCTTATTTTAGCTTTCAGAATGATGGCTACGCTCTTAGGTTGGTGGGTTTATCAACTGACTAAAAACCCTTTATCCATTGGGCTTATCGGACTTTCGGAGGTGGTGCCTGCCGTTTCTACAGCGCTCTACGCAGGGCATGTGATTGATATGAACGAGAAAAAGAAAATGCTCCTCCTCTGCAACTACGCTTATATAGTGCTGGTGGGTGCGCTTATGAGCTTGGCATTTCTATCGCCGAAGCTCAACCTTACAGGCTACCAAACCACCTATTTTATTTATGGCATTATCTTTCTCACGGGGATTTGTAGGGCTTTTATTGGACCTTTGGTTCCCACGATGATTCCCAAAATTGTTAAAAAAGAAAACTTGCCCAATGCCATTACCCTCAACCAAGCCACTTTTCTCACCTCTTCCGTTTGCGGACACGCTTTGGGCGGCTTTCTCATTGCTTTAATTACAATCAAATGGACTTTAGCCGTGATCATCGGTTTGATGCTCTTCGCCTCTTTATTTTTCTGGAAACTCAAGCCTCAATCCTCTGAACACAACAAAAAAGAAGTCCAAATTTTGGAAAGTATGCGAGAGGGCATTGCCTATATTTATAAAACGAAGGAAATTCTGGGCGCACTCTGTTTAGATATGTTTGCCGTGCTGTTTGGCGGTGCCGTAGCGATGATTCCTGTCTTTGCAAGCGATATTCTCAAAGTGGGCGCTCAAGGTTTTGGATTGCTCAATGCCGCTTCGGACATTGGTTCTATGTGTATCATCATTTTGCTTTCCTTTGTGCCACTCAAACGACATCAAGGCAAAATATTACTGGTTGCCGTGGCTGGCTTTGGGCTGTGCATCATCGGTTTTGGGTTATCTAAACTCTATTGGCTTTCGTTTTTATTTTTGATGCTTTCGGGGATGTTAGACGGCATTTCTGTGGTGGTGCGAGGTACCATTGTCCAGCTGAAAACGCCTGACCATATCCGTGGGCGCGTGCTGAGCGTTAATTCTATTTTCATTATGTCCAGCAATGAGATGGGGCAATTTGAAAGCGGCGTAGCAGCGAAACTCCTCGGTGTGGTGCGTTCTGTGGTTTTGGGTGGCACAATGACCGTGCTGATTGCCCTCTCCGTGGGCTTATTCAATAAAAAACTAAGACAGATGAGTTACTAATGGGTTTTTATGATTTCTATCGCCCCATATCCAGTTGTTTTATTCTGAAAAAATACGGAACTTTGCACAAAATAAAGACTTATGCTTACTGTACTTTCTCAAAACGCCTCCTTAATAACGGAGTGGATTAACGATTTACGCAATGTAGATGTCCAAAACGACCGTATGAAATTTCGTAGAAACTTGGAGCGTATTGGCGAAATTGCAGCGTATGAAATCAGCAAACACCTGCCTTTTAACCCTGTTGAAATCACCACACCTTTGGCACAAATTAACTCCCAACAGATTAGTACCCAACCTGTTATCACAACGATACTAAGAGCTGGGGTTCCTTTATTTCAAGGCGTTCTCAATTATTTTGATAAAGCGGATTGTGGTTTTGTGGCGGCATATAGAAAACACGATGCCAACGATTATTTTAGCATTAAGCAAGATTATCTGACTTGTCCCAATATAGAGGGGCGGCCTTTAATTGTGGCAGATCCTATGCTGGCAACGGGCGCTTCTTTGGTGGAAGCCATTAAGGATTTATTAACCAATGGTACGCCTTCGCAACTCCATATTGTGGCGGCTATTGCGAGCCAAGAGGGCGTGGATTGCATCTCCAAAACCTATCCTGAGGCTTATCTTTGGGTGGGCGCTTTAGATGAAAAACTGACCTCAAAAGGCTACATTACCCCTGGGCTTGGCGACGCTGGCGATTTAAGCTACGGCGAAAAACTCCAACGCTAATGCAATGGCGTGAGCGTTAATACCACGCTGGCACCCTTCATCTCCCCTTTCATTGGTGGGGCTACTTTGGTTAATTTAATTTCTAAATGGGTCATTTGTGGAAAGCGAAGGCTCACTTTTTTGAGAATTCGCCCTGCGGCATGCTCCAACAATTGAGATGGAATCGCCATTTCCTCGTGGATGATATCGTTAATTTCCGCATAGCTAACGGTATCCGATAAACAATCCGTTTCGGCGGCTTTCCATAAATCTAAGTCGCATTTTAGGGTGATTAAATAATCTGTGCCGACGATGTTTTCCTCTGGCAACACCCCGTGAAATGCATAGATTTTAATATCTTCTAAAATAATTTGTGCCATATTCTATCACGCGTTAAAAGAATCGTCAATCAGTAGCGCGTAAGGAAATTCGTACTTCAGAGCGAGGTAAATTTCTTCTAAAAGCTGATATTGAGAATCCTCTTCGGCAGTTTCCTCCAATTCCGAAAAGAAAGTGTTTTCTTCTATAAATAAGATGGTTTTCTCTGGGTGGAGCATTTTAAGCACGCCTGCATCAGCCATAGTTCCAGTGAACAGTACTGTTTCTTGCGCTACGGTTTTCAGCTGTTCTGATACCTCTTTTAGCGTTCCCACAAAGTCGGCTATCGCTTGGCTCGCCTCCACTTCTTGGGAGGTGTGCACGGCAACCCAGATGTTTTTTTCGGTTTTTAATTTTGAAATTTCATCTACCAATTGCTCGGACTCTGGCAATTTCAAATCTTCAAATAAAGCCAAATCAGGCACAGGAAGATTGGCATTTTTAAGGTTATTTTCGTCTTTCATTGGTTTTAATTTAAAAATTCTTGGAGTGCAGTTTCTATTTCTTTTTGAGCTTGGTGGAGTTCATCATTAACAATCACTCGGTCAAAATGCGCTTGATAAGTCAGCTCCTCTTCAGCTTTTGCCAATCGGGTTTTGATGGTTTCCTCG from Riemerella columbina includes the following:
- a CDS encoding MFS transporter; this translates as MQLEPLKTLRNTEFRALLLGRFFLILAFRMMATLLGWWVYQLTKNPLSIGLIGLSEVVPAVSTALYAGHVIDMNEKKKMLLLCNYAYIVLVGALMSLAFLSPKLNLTGYQTTYFIYGIIFLTGICRAFIGPLVPTMIPKIVKKENLPNAITLNQATFLTSSVCGHALGGFLIALITIKWTLAVIIGLMLFASLFFWKLKPQSSEHNKKEVQILESMREGIAYIYKTKEILGALCLDMFAVLFGGAVAMIPVFASDILKVGAQGFGLLNAASDIGSMCIIILLSFVPLKRHQGKILLVAVAGFGLCIIGFGLSKLYWLSFLFLMLSGMLDGISVVVRGTIVQLKTPDHIRGRVLSVNSIFIMSSNEMGQFESGVAAKLLGVVRSVVLGGTMTVLIALSVGLFNKKLRQMSY
- a CDS encoding GH3 auxin-responsive promoter family protein — translated: MLKWIKKQLALTWAKIHQKQVAKAGQQAAQHQEALLLQMVKTAEKTLFGRVHHFENIKTIQDFQKQVPITDYEGLKPYIDKMKRGQAHILWTGTPEYFAKTSGTTSGAKYIPISKEGMPFQIQAARSALLHYIAQKNNANFVNGKMIFLQGSPELEEVYGIKTGRLSGIVAHHIPHYLQKNRLPSYATNCIDDWETKIHKIADETEHEDMRLISGIPPWLIMYFEILVERHGKPIKALFPNLQLIVTGGVNYGPYRKKMEQLLGGAVDIVQTFPASEGFFAFQDDISKEGLLLLAQHGIFYEFVPLAEFGKPNAPCLTLKEIELHQDYAMIITTNSGLWRYAIGDVVRFISKNPYRILVSGRTKHYTSAFGEHVIAYEVEEAIKRAIAKHPAQITEFHLAPQVTPAHQELPYHEWLIEFQQPPADLKAFAATLDQEMKSLNTYYDDLIQGKVLQPLKITPLKKNAFHHYAKSEGKLGGQNKIPRLANDRTIAEFLETQRLD
- the folB gene encoding dihydroneopterin aldolase codes for the protein MAQIILEDIKIYAFHGVLPEENIVGTDYLITLKCDLDLWKAAETDCLSDTVSYAEINDIIHEEMAIPSQLLEHAAGRILKKVSLRFPQMTHLEIKLTKVAPPMKGEMKGASVVLTLTPLH
- a CDS encoding ribonucleoside-diphosphate reductase subunit alpha; amino-acid sequence: MEEQHIWWLNEESEQMLNRGYLLKGETVHGAIKRITTAAAKRLYKPELQPAFEEMITKGWISFSSPVWANMGTQRGLPISCFNVHIPDSIEGITHKMGEVIMQTKIGGGTSGYFGELRHRGTAVTDNGKSSGAVSFMKLFDTSMDVVSQGGVRRGAFAAYLDIDHGDIEEFLSIKDIGSPIQNLFIGVCVPDYWMQDMIDGDIEKRKIWARVLESRQQKGLPYIFFTDNVNRNKPQVYKDAGLMINASNLCSEIMLPSTADESFICCLSSMNLELFDEWKDTNAVKLAIYFLDAVLSEFIEKTEGNYYLQGARNFAIKHRALGLGVLGYHSYLQKNRIPFESFEATQFNARAFRHIKEEAEAASQELANIYGEPEMLKGYGRRNTTLMAIAPTTSSSAILGQTSPGIEPFASNYYKAGLAKGNFMRKNKYLAQLLEEKGLDNEETWRSIMLNHGSVQHLEGLTDEEKAVFKTFKEISPMEIISQAAQRQQYIDQAQSLNLQIPSNMPVKDVNYLMIEAWKKGVKTLYYQRSSSVSKEMMVNFVNCTSCEA
- the nadA gene encoding quinolinate synthase NadA; the protein is MKDENNLKNANLPVPDLALFEDLKLPESEQLVDEISKLKTEKNIWVAVHTSQEVEASQAIADFVGTLKEVSEQLKTVAQETVLFTGTMADAGVLKMLHPEKTILFIEENTFFSELEETAEEDSQYQLLEEIYLALKYEFPYALLIDDSFNA
- the upp gene encoding uracil phosphoribosyltransferase, with product MLTVLSQNASLITEWINDLRNVDVQNDRMKFRRNLERIGEIAAYEISKHLPFNPVEITTPLAQINSQQISTQPVITTILRAGVPLFQGVLNYFDKADCGFVAAYRKHDANDYFSIKQDYLTCPNIEGRPLIVADPMLATGASLVEAIKDLLTNGTPSQLHIVAAIASQEGVDCISKTYPEAYLWVGALDEKLTSKGYITPGLGDAGDLSYGEKLQR